A single Deinococcus betulae DNA region contains:
- a CDS encoding ATP-binding protein: protein MSLTAAELQTYLSALVTGDLKLSTMIWGPPGVGKSSVVAQVAARHSLGFVDVRLSQLAPTDLRGLPVPEADGQGGGVSRWYPPEFLPRSGAGILFLDEVNMAPPTMQGMAQQLILDRRVGSYELPGGWFVWAAGNRKEDRASVFDMPAPLANRFLHLTVRPDFDSWRGYALGRGLHEHVIAFLTFRPELLHRLDPQQPAWPSPRAWEMASRLHRAGLDTAPAIGEAAGAEFSAFVRLYEQLPDLGIVLEGRGAGLRLPDEPSVRYAAVVGLAARAGDADQAYHAFTWLADSAGPEWLQLYVATLVSKFQAIGQLGDLAALIGRDERLAALVQGTLAMTEGP from the coding sequence GTGAGTCTGACCGCTGCCGAACTGCAAACGTACCTGAGCGCCCTGGTGACTGGCGACCTGAAGCTGTCCACCATGATCTGGGGGCCGCCCGGCGTGGGCAAAAGCAGCGTGGTGGCGCAGGTGGCCGCGCGGCATAGCCTGGGGTTTGTGGACGTGCGCCTCTCTCAGCTGGCGCCCACCGACCTGCGCGGCCTGCCCGTGCCCGAGGCCGACGGCCAGGGGGGCGGGGTCAGCCGCTGGTATCCCCCTGAATTCCTGCCGCGTTCGGGCGCCGGCATTCTGTTTCTGGACGAGGTGAACATGGCCCCGCCCACCATGCAGGGCATGGCGCAGCAGCTGATTCTGGACCGGCGGGTGGGCAGCTACGAACTGCCGGGCGGCTGGTTTGTCTGGGCCGCCGGCAACCGCAAGGAAGACCGCGCCAGCGTCTTTGACATGCCGGCGCCGCTGGCCAACCGTTTCCTCCACCTGACTGTGCGCCCCGACTTTGACTCGTGGCGGGGCTACGCGCTGGGCCGGGGGCTGCACGAGCATGTGATTGCCTTCCTGACTTTCCGCCCCGAACTGCTGCACCGCCTGGACCCCCAGCAGCCCGCGTGGCCCAGCCCCCGCGCCTGGGAGATGGCGTCACGGCTACACCGCGCTGGGCTGGACACCGCGCCGGCCATTGGCGAAGCCGCCGGGGCCGAATTCAGCGCCTTCGTGCGGCTGTATGAGCAGTTGCCCGACCTGGGCATCGTGCTGGAGGGGCGGGGCGCCGGGCTGCGCCTGCCCGACGAGCCCAGCGTGCGCTACGCCGCTGTGGTGGGCCTGGCCGCCCGCGCCGGGGACGCCGACCAGGCCTACCACGCCTTTACCTGGCTGGCCGACAGTGCCGGTCCCGAATGGCTACAACTGTACGTGGCCACGCTGGTCAGCAAATTCCAGGCCATCGGGCAGCTGGGCGACCTAGCCGCGCTGATTGGCCGCGATGAACGCCTGGCCGCGCTGGTGCAGGGCACCCTGGCGATGACGGAAGGACCGTGA
- a CDS encoding vWA domain-containing protein — protein MTPPASPDFQRLISGSRLRLRGKSAFFATLLLHAEFVPSREVAAAGTDGERVYVNPEVAASLTPDVLDGLLLHEVLHAALSHVERRGPREKKRWNKAADLIVNGMVSAAGLPVPPQSRRDDHLERLSVEEVYTSLDGEADENGDEEGDDLLDAPPSDAPPKQGKPGQSVSRQWQQALAQARSVDAMSGGQGDDPLGMHRELMRLAPARLDWRAHLWRFLARTPVDFGGFDRRFVGRGLYLEALDDESLRALVAVDTSGSVDDDAVKALVGEVQGVLGAYPHVKATLYYADTEAYGPHDLSPGGEIPPPQGGGGTDFRPIFALLDTHEPDVLVYLTDGYGDFPEAAPRTPTLWVVPPGGLEDEGFPFGEVLRLEEHG, from the coding sequence ATGACGCCTCCGGCCAGCCCCGACTTTCAGCGCCTCATTTCGGGCTCGCGCCTGCGGCTGCGGGGGAAGTCGGCGTTTTTTGCCACACTGCTGCTGCACGCCGAATTCGTGCCGTCGCGGGAGGTGGCAGCTGCCGGCACCGACGGCGAGCGCGTCTACGTGAATCCTGAGGTGGCCGCCAGCCTGACGCCCGATGTGCTGGACGGCCTGCTGCTGCACGAGGTCCTGCACGCCGCCCTGTCGCACGTCGAGCGGCGCGGCCCACGCGAGAAAAAACGCTGGAACAAGGCCGCCGACCTGATTGTCAACGGTATGGTCAGCGCCGCCGGCCTGCCCGTGCCGCCCCAGTCGCGCCGCGACGACCACCTTGAGCGCCTGAGTGTCGAGGAGGTCTACACCTCGCTGGACGGCGAGGCCGACGAGAACGGGGACGAGGAAGGCGACGACCTGCTGGACGCCCCCCCCAGCGACGCGCCCCCCAAGCAGGGCAAGCCTGGCCAAAGCGTGAGCCGGCAGTGGCAGCAGGCGCTGGCCCAGGCCCGCAGCGTGGACGCCATGAGCGGCGGCCAGGGCGACGATCCCCTGGGCATGCACCGCGAACTGATGCGCCTGGCCCCGGCGCGACTGGACTGGCGCGCGCACCTGTGGCGCTTTCTGGCCCGCACCCCCGTGGATTTCGGCGGCTTTGACCGCCGCTTCGTGGGGCGCGGCCTGTACCTCGAAGCGCTGGACGACGAATCGCTACGCGCCCTGGTGGCGGTGGACACCTCTGGCAGTGTGGACGACGACGCCGTCAAAGCCTTGGTGGGCGAGGTTCAGGGGGTGCTGGGGGCTTATCCACATGTCAAAGCCACCCTCTACTACGCCGACACCGAGGCGTACGGCCCACACGACCTCTCGCCGGGCGGCGAGATTCCACCGCCGCAGGGGGGCGGCGGCACCGATTTTCGGCCCATCTTTGCCCTGCTGGACACCCACGAGCCGGACGTGCTGGTGTACCTGACCGACGGCTACGGCGACTTTCCAGAGGCGGCCCCCAGAACCCCGACCCTCTGGGTGGTGCCGCCCGGCGGCCTGGAAGACGAGGGCTTTCCATTCGGCGAGGTGCTGCGTCTGGAGGAACACGGGTGA
- the nudC gene encoding NAD(+) diphosphatase, whose product MNATERPTGFVPDLTLVPGEQVRWFVFDGPRLLLGDQEALPTGASLPFPTQDVTPLGTLDGQQFFAASVTDGPPPGLSAHALRACFGRLPDTEMGLAGYAAQVLDFLRTHRFCGRCAAPLSDSGHERSRTCPACGLTVYPRVAPVAMVLIRRGEGDGTELLLARGPHFAPGVYSALAGFVEPSETLEAAAHREVQEEVGVQLTNLRYVTSQPWPFPHSLMLGFEAEYAGGTITPQPGEIEDARWFPVTALPGVPPPFSVARTLIDRAVGAALGGVASSAP is encoded by the coding sequence GTGAACGCCACCGAGCGCCCCACCGGCTTCGTGCCTGACCTGACCCTGGTGCCGGGCGAGCAGGTGCGCTGGTTCGTGTTTGACGGCCCCCGGCTGCTGCTGGGTGATCAGGAAGCGCTGCCCACTGGAGCCAGTCTGCCCTTTCCCACCCAGGACGTGACCCCGCTGGGCACCCTGGACGGCCAGCAGTTTTTTGCAGCCAGCGTGACGGATGGGCCGCCGCCTGGCCTGAGCGCCCACGCCCTGCGCGCCTGTTTTGGGCGGCTGCCAGACACCGAGATGGGCCTGGCAGGCTACGCGGCGCAAGTCCTCGATTTTCTTCGTACTCACCGCTTTTGCGGGCGCTGCGCCGCGCCGCTGAGTGACAGCGGACACGAACGCTCCCGCACCTGCCCGGCGTGTGGGCTGACGGTCTACCCGCGCGTGGCGCCTGTGGCGATGGTGCTGATTCGGCGTGGTGAGGGGGATGGCACCGAGCTGCTGCTGGCGCGCGGGCCTCACTTTGCGCCCGGCGTGTATTCCGCGCTGGCGGGCTTCGTGGAACCTTCAGAGACGCTGGAAGCCGCCGCCCACCGCGAGGTGCAAGAAGAGGTGGGCGTGCAGCTTACCAACCTCCGGTACGTGACCAGCCAGCCGTGGCCCTTTCCGCATTCGCTGATGCTGGGCTTTGAGGCCGAGTACGCGGGCGGCACCATCACCCCGCAGCCGGGCGAGATTGAAGACGCCCGCTGGTTTCCGGTCACGGCGCTGCCGGGGGTGCCGCCGCCCTTCAGTGTGGCCCGCACCCTGATTGACCGGGCGGTGGGGGCGGCCCTGGGCGGCGTGGCATCATCGGCCCCATGA